Proteins from a genomic interval of Niabella soli DSM 19437:
- a CDS encoding AglZ/HisF2 family acetamidino modification protein, with protein sequence MLKIRVIPCLLLENGGLVKTEKFKNSKYLGDPINAVKIFNDKEVDELIFIDIQSSAHKTQPRLEIIHDLASECFMPLTYGGGISSLQQIEQILKIGVEKIVVNQHALYHPEFITEAADRFAQSTIVAAMDVKKNLWGNYTVYDHVKKKSLDLQPVEYAKRLESLGCGEIFINNVDREGTYQGFDVKLTEMITKNVGVPVTICGGASRLSDIKLAANAGASAVAIGSIFVYQGPHRAVLISYPTQKELKEIL encoded by the coding sequence ATGCTGAAAATAAGAGTAATCCCCTGCTTGTTGCTTGAAAACGGAGGGCTAGTTAAAACGGAGAAATTTAAGAATAGTAAGTATCTTGGAGATCCGATCAATGCTGTTAAAATTTTTAACGATAAAGAAGTAGACGAGCTGATTTTTATAGACATTCAAAGCTCTGCCCACAAGACGCAGCCACGTCTCGAAATTATACACGACCTTGCTTCAGAGTGCTTTATGCCTCTTACCTATGGCGGCGGCATTAGTTCACTCCAGCAAATCGAACAGATTTTAAAAATCGGCGTCGAAAAAATTGTTGTTAATCAACATGCGCTGTATCACCCCGAATTTATCACCGAGGCCGCAGACCGGTTTGCCCAATCCACTATTGTTGCTGCTATGGATGTTAAAAAGAACCTCTGGGGCAACTACACGGTATATGATCATGTAAAAAAGAAATCTTTAGATTTGCAGCCTGTCGAATATGCAAAAAGGCTTGAAAGCCTGGGCTGCGGGGAAATATTTATTAATAATGTAGACCGGGAGGGAACCTACCAGGGATTTGATGTCAAACTTACAGAGATGATCACTAAAAATGTTGGAGTCCCAGTAACAATTTGCGGCGGAGCATCCAGGCTTTCAGATATTAAGCTTGCCGCTAACGCAGGGGCGTCAGCAGTAGCAATCGGCAGCATTTTTGTTTATCAGGGGCCTCATAGAGCAGTTTTAATCTCTTACCCCACTCAAAAAGAA
- the hisH gene encoding imidazole glycerol phosphate synthase subunit HisH: MIGIIDYNTGNLGSIKNMLDRLGFDNAIISDPAEIDQASKLILPGVGAFDVGMNSLQNGGWIAPLHKKVLKDKIPILGICLGMQLMTLQSEEGTGKGLGWINARTKKFNFADTTLKVPHMGWNLVRIQSPSPLQQELDKLDEIKFYFVHSYFVLPEDSSNTIYSCHYGQDFCAAFQAGNVMGVQFHPEKSHKFGLKLLNNFASL; this comes from the coding sequence ATGATCGGCATTATTGATTATAACACAGGAAATCTGGGCTCAATAAAGAACATGTTAGACAGGCTTGGATTCGACAATGCAATCATTTCTGACCCGGCTGAGATAGACCAGGCCTCTAAGCTCATTCTTCCAGGAGTGGGCGCGTTTGATGTGGGAATGAATTCACTTCAAAACGGTGGGTGGATTGCTCCCCTTCATAAGAAGGTTCTTAAGGATAAAATTCCGATTCTCGGCATTTGTCTCGGCATGCAGCTAATGACTCTGCAAAGTGAGGAAGGCACCGGAAAGGGCCTTGGATGGATAAACGCCCGGACGAAGAAATTCAATTTTGCCGACACTACGTTGAAGGTCCCTCACATGGGATGGAATCTGGTACGCATCCAATCCCCCTCTCCCCTGCAACAGGAGCTGGATAAACTCGATGAGATCAAATTCTACTTTGTCCATTCCTATTTTGTTTTGCCGGAAGACTCTTCCAACACTATCTATTCCTGCCACTACGGACAGGATTTTTGTGCGGCTTTTCAAGCAGGAAATGTAATGGGAGTTCAATTCCACCCCGAAAAAAGCCACAAATTTGGCCTTAAATTATTAAACAACTTTGCATCACTCTAA
- a CDS encoding lipopolysaccharide biosynthesis protein, translated as MNLLKTLAKFSVGTWVQALLSLVSTPVIAWLVAPEEFGKSAMFILAYNLTLNVALLAIDQGFARFYNETVSKETLLKSCLPPLIATFAICAIVIELAKKPINEFLFNSSNEHVVHLITLALAGGIMLRLSNVALRMKGMAMRYSAVQILQAVANFAATVAYALFVEASFIALIFGLIVSQIIAAIVAVLLYWQIWAGVFKGLKINKPLMKTVLLYSLPFVPTFLLDWLFQGVDRTFLRIFSNFTQIGLYATASKIAYSLNVVQTGFTTFWFPYSLERYKQDPENTAPFSTVFNVLTCVFSLLILIIIMSQKILLILLPKSYSGVIPIFPMLLLIPMFYTISEVTMVGINFKKKTIQHLYIIIIALCANSISGWFLIPKNGAVGAAAAMAIGYLFFFGCRTYLGLASYHFKINFRKFLISAAFVLVAIILTLLSSIFLYFVCIAGIFVNIFMYKSDLINIKKL; from the coding sequence ATGAATTTACTCAAAACACTGGCAAAATTTTCAGTAGGCACTTGGGTTCAGGCTCTTTTATCATTGGTTTCTACACCGGTCATAGCCTGGCTTGTAGCCCCTGAAGAGTTTGGTAAATCAGCAATGTTTATCCTCGCCTATAACCTTACCTTAAATGTGGCCCTTTTAGCCATTGACCAGGGTTTTGCCCGATTTTACAACGAGACGGTCTCAAAAGAGACACTGCTAAAGTCCTGCCTTCCCCCACTTATTGCCACCTTTGCCATCTGTGCGATCGTAATCGAACTGGCTAAGAAGCCTATTAACGAGTTTCTTTTTAATTCTTCCAACGAGCATGTCGTGCACCTGATTACACTTGCGCTCGCGGGGGGAATAATGCTGAGGCTTTCAAACGTGGCCCTAAGAATGAAGGGAATGGCCATGCGCTACTCCGCGGTGCAAATTTTACAGGCTGTTGCAAACTTTGCAGCCACCGTGGCCTATGCCTTATTTGTCGAGGCAAGTTTCATCGCACTGATTTTCGGCTTGATCGTATCCCAAATTATTGCCGCTATAGTAGCTGTCTTGCTCTATTGGCAAATTTGGGCAGGAGTATTTAAAGGGCTGAAAATCAATAAGCCGCTTATGAAAACTGTATTATTGTACAGCCTTCCTTTCGTTCCAACATTCCTTTTGGATTGGCTTTTTCAGGGAGTCGACCGCACCTTTCTAAGAATATTCAGCAATTTTACACAAATCGGGCTTTATGCCACCGCATCAAAAATTGCTTATAGTTTAAACGTCGTTCAAACAGGTTTTACAACATTTTGGTTCCCCTATTCTCTCGAACGTTATAAACAGGATCCAGAAAATACTGCACCTTTCAGCACAGTATTTAACGTATTAACCTGTGTCTTCAGCTTATTGATCCTGATTATTATAATGTCCCAGAAAATATTGCTGATCTTACTGCCCAAAAGCTATAGTGGAGTGATTCCAATATTTCCGATGTTATTATTAATCCCAATGTTCTATACTATTTCAGAGGTAACCATGGTGGGAATAAATTTCAAAAAAAAAACAATCCAACATTTATACATCATAATTATTGCACTTTGTGCAAATTCGATCTCTGGATGGTTTCTAATTCCAAAAAACGGTGCCGTTGGGGCGGCGGCAGCAATGGCAATTGGATATTTATTTTTCTTCGGATGTAGAACTTACCTCGGTTTGGCCAGCTACCATTTTAAAATAAACTTTAGAAAATTTTTGATATCAGCAGCTTTTGTTCTTGTTGCTATAATATTAACTCTTCTGTCGTCTATTTTTCTTTACTTTGTTTGTATTGCAGGCATTTTTGTAAATATTTTTATGTACAAAAGTGACCTAATTAATATAAAAAAATTATAA
- a CDS encoding glycosyltransferase family 4 protein encodes MSFKKPRLVILNNNYPSKENLYGDVFVHSRLKYYLNDFEVVVIGYRPLEKSKKYNYEGIDVMNFSDKPSFVKCITEQNPDLMGIHFVSGWYFDSFLKHLKIPVFIWVHGEEALGWYRRLYYFKWKTAHKFAIFALKNWVQLYYVRRIIRFSNKFGNIRFIFVSNWMKRITETDTLTRIKHFSIIPNPIDSNLFQYHLKTPEQALRVLLIRSFETHKYANDKAVAAINLLRSRPIFKKMTFHLYGKGKFFDKITASVKNDDNVILHNYFIENHQIPSVHKDFGIFLCPTRQDAQGVSMCEAMSSGLVPVTSDNTAIPEFCEHGVSGFLTRNALELANAIEQLASDPVLFARLSRQAADSIQSKAGHNVVIATELKLLKEGYQQT; translated from the coding sequence ATGTCATTTAAAAAGCCAAGACTTGTAATACTCAACAATAATTATCCAAGCAAGGAAAATCTTTACGGAGATGTGTTTGTGCACTCCAGGTTGAAATATTACCTAAACGATTTTGAAGTTGTAGTTATCGGGTACCGCCCATTAGAAAAAAGCAAAAAGTATAATTATGAAGGGATAGATGTAATGAATTTTTCGGACAAACCCTCTTTCGTAAAATGCATTACAGAGCAAAATCCGGATTTGATGGGCATTCATTTTGTCAGCGGCTGGTATTTCGATTCATTTCTTAAGCACCTGAAAATTCCGGTGTTTATCTGGGTTCATGGAGAGGAGGCGCTGGGATGGTATCGGCGGCTATATTACTTCAAATGGAAAACAGCCCATAAGTTTGCTATTTTCGCATTGAAAAATTGGGTGCAATTGTATTATGTAAGAAGGATTATTCGTTTTTCCAATAAGTTCGGCAATATTCGGTTTATTTTTGTCTCTAATTGGATGAAGCGTATCACCGAGACCGACACGCTTACCAGGATAAAACATTTCAGCATAATACCCAACCCTATTGACAGTAATCTGTTTCAATACCATTTAAAAACACCCGAACAGGCCCTGCGGGTGCTGCTTATCCGCTCCTTCGAGACTCATAAATATGCAAATGACAAGGCTGTTGCAGCGATTAACCTGCTCCGCTCAAGGCCGATATTTAAGAAAATGACCTTTCATTTATATGGAAAAGGTAAATTCTTCGATAAAATTACGGCTTCTGTTAAAAACGACGACAATGTTATATTACATAATTACTTTATAGAAAATCATCAAATTCCATCAGTACACAAGGACTTTGGCATCTTTCTTTGTCCTACACGCCAGGATGCCCAGGGCGTGTCTATGTGTGAGGCTATGTCAAGCGGCCTTGTTCCTGTCACTTCAGATAATACTGCCATCCCCGAATTTTGTGAGCATGGCGTAAGTGGTTTTCTTACCAGAAATGCTTTAGAACTTGCAAATGCAATTGAACAGTTGGCCAGTGATCCTGTGCTTTTTGCAAGATTATCCAGGCAAGCTGCCGATTCCATTCAATCCAAAGCGGGACACAACGTGGTAATCGCTACGGAGCTTAAACTGTTAAAGGAAGGATACCAACAGACATGA
- the wecB gene encoding non-hydrolyzing UDP-N-acetylglucosamine 2-epimerase, giving the protein MYKALIVFGTRPEAIKMAPLVLKMKADNFFDVRVCVTAQHREMLDQVLDFFKITPDYDLNIMQSGQTLHQLTARLLEFIKPVFDDFKPDSVFVHGDTTTSMATSLAAFYSGVPICHIEAGLRTHNIYSPFPEEANRRITGMLGNFHFAPTTTSQQNLLNEGIAPEHICVTGNTVIDALLESVSKIDEGFSNPEIEELKKKIIPGKNIVLVTGHRRENHGQGFQNICEALLDVSNLPDVQIIYPVHLNPNVKDVVYARLSAQENISLVSPLSYPSFIWLMNQSKIILTDSGGIQEEAPSLGKPVLVMRDTTERPEALDAGTVILVGTDREKIFFNCKKLLEDDAHYQHMSRLRNPYGDGKASQRVAAFIKQKTNILSDVI; this is encoded by the coding sequence ATGTATAAAGCACTCATTGTATTTGGAACGAGGCCCGAGGCAATAAAAATGGCACCTCTTGTGTTGAAAATGAAAGCGGATAATTTTTTTGATGTTCGAGTTTGTGTTACAGCGCAACACAGGGAAATGCTCGATCAAGTGCTTGATTTTTTCAAAATAACGCCTGACTACGATCTGAATATTATGCAATCCGGGCAAACGCTGCATCAGCTCACCGCGCGGTTGCTCGAATTCATAAAGCCTGTATTCGATGACTTCAAGCCCGATAGCGTTTTTGTTCACGGGGACACTACTACAAGTATGGCAACAAGCCTGGCGGCATTCTATTCAGGTGTTCCAATCTGTCATATAGAAGCCGGTTTAAGAACACACAATATATATTCTCCATTTCCTGAAGAGGCGAACAGGCGTATCACGGGTATGCTCGGAAATTTTCATTTTGCACCAACAACAACCTCACAACAAAATCTCTTAAATGAAGGGATAGCCCCTGAGCATATTTGCGTAACCGGCAATACTGTAATAGATGCTCTTCTTGAAAGCGTATCCAAAATCGATGAGGGGTTCAGCAATCCGGAAATTGAAGAATTAAAGAAGAAAATAATTCCCGGGAAAAATATTGTGTTAGTAACTGGCCACAGGCGGGAAAATCATGGACAGGGCTTCCAAAATATTTGCGAGGCATTGCTCGATGTCAGCAATTTACCTGATGTTCAGATCATTTACCCAGTCCACCTGAACCCAAACGTAAAGGATGTCGTTTACGCAAGACTTTCCGCTCAGGAAAACATCAGCCTCGTTTCGCCCCTGTCCTACCCCAGTTTCATATGGCTAATGAACCAATCAAAAATCATTCTAACAGACAGTGGGGGAATTCAGGAGGAGGCACCCAGCCTTGGGAAGCCAGTCCTTGTTATGAGGGATACCACAGAAAGACCGGAAGCGCTGGATGCAGGCACGGTCATTTTAGTTGGGACCGACCGTGAAAAAATATTTTTTAATTGCAAAAAGTTACTTGAGGATGATGCCCATTATCAGCACATGAGCAGGCTCAGAAATCCATATGGCGACGGAAAAGCCTCTCAACGGGTAGCAGCGTTTATAAAGCAAAAGACCAATATTCTTAGCGATGTCATTTAA
- a CDS encoding methyltransferase domain-containing protein has product MIKIIKRMFRAFSKKDIPFDTSKHYWEERYKSGGNSGDGSYGRLATFKAEIINNAINEYSIKSAIELGCGDGNQLKQLLYPSYIGLDISESVIARCNKIFSQDKSKRFMINSEEVVEQLIRTEQFDLALSIDVIYHLVEFEVFETYLKNLFTLSDKFVIIYSTDFDKKEAAHVIHRKFTDWVASHRLDWELISEILNPYPGVGEQESLANFYVFKKK; this is encoded by the coding sequence ATGATAAAAATAATTAAACGAATGTTTCGGGCATTTAGCAAGAAGGACATTCCTTTTGATACTTCTAAACATTACTGGGAGGAAAGGTATAAAAGCGGGGGAAATTCTGGGGATGGTTCATACGGCCGTTTAGCAACCTTTAAGGCGGAAATTATTAATAATGCGATAAATGAGTATTCAATCAAATCTGCTATTGAATTAGGTTGCGGAGATGGGAATCAGTTAAAACAGCTTCTTTATCCCTCATACATTGGGCTCGACATTTCAGAAAGTGTAATAGCGAGGTGTAATAAGATTTTTTCTCAAGACAAGAGCAAACGGTTCATGATTAATAGCGAGGAAGTGGTAGAACAATTAATCAGAACGGAGCAGTTCGACCTTGCTCTTTCAATCGATGTAATATATCATTTGGTTGAATTTGAAGTATTTGAAACCTATCTTAAAAACCTGTTTACATTATCGGATAAATTCGTTATTATTTATTCCACGGATTTTGACAAAAAGGAAGCAGCGCATGTGATTCATAGAAAATTCACGGACTGGGTTGCAAGCCACCGGCTAGATTGGGAATTGATCTCAGAGATTTTAAACCCCTATCCGGGAGTGGGCGAACAGGAATCTCTCGCGAATTTTTATGTCTTTAAGAAAAAGTAA